The following are encoded together in the Sphaerodactylus townsendi isolate TG3544 linkage group LG12, MPM_Stown_v2.3, whole genome shotgun sequence genome:
- the ENDOG gene encoding endonuclease G, mitochondrial, with protein sequence MARRLWGSRWGAAAASLAVGLGLGAGLAGSSRRPERWPLPLPGVPVASAAAAPLLPPVPAAAGAEQPWPVAKYGLPGVAQVRARGSYVLCYDPRSRSALWVLERLSAAGSRAASSSSSPTADRAACDFREDESVHEYHRASNADYRGSGFDRGHLAAAANHKGSQQAMSDTFYLSNVAPQNPHLNQNAWNNLEKYCRSLTKYNENVYVCTGPLFLPRMEADGKMYVKYQVIGKNHVAVPTHFFKVLILEKPSGELELRSYVMPNCPVDEKLPLERFLVPIESIERASGLLFVPNILKRTSNLKAITAGSKT encoded by the exons ATGGCGCGGCGCTTGTGGGGGAGCCGctggggggcggcggcggcctcgctggccgtggggctggggctgggcgcGGGGCTGGCCGGGAGCAGCCGGAGGCCGGAGAGGtggccgctgccgctgccggggGTGCCGGTGGCCTCCGCTGCTGCGGCTCCGCTGCTGCCCCCTGtgccggcggcggcgggggctgAGCAGCCGTGGCCGGTGGCCAAGTACGGGCTGCCGGGGGTGGCGCAGGTGCGGGCGCGGGGCTCCTACGTGCTCTGCTACGACCCGCGCAGCCGGAGCGCCCTGTGGGTGCTGGAGCGGCTCAGCGCGGCCGGCTCccgcgccgcctcctcctcctcctcccccaccgccGACCGCGCCGCTTGCGACTTCCGCGAGGACGAGTCCGTGCACGAGTACCACCGCGCCAGCAACGCCGACTACCGCGGCAGCGGCTTCGACCGGGGCCACCTGGCCGCCGCCGCCAACCACAAGGGCAGCCAGCAGGCCATGAGCGACACCTTCTACCTGAGCAACGTCGCCCCCCAG AATCCTCATCTGAATCAGAACGCTTGGAATAATCTGGAGAAATACTGCAGGAGTTTAACCAAATATAACGAGAATGTCTACGTCTGCACTGGACCACTATTTCTACCCAG GATGGAGGCCGATGGGAAGATGTATGTGAAGTACCAGGTGAtcggcaaaaaccacgtggccgTCCCTACTCACTTTTTCAAAGTGCTGATCCTGGAGAAACCCAGCGGAGAGCTTGAGCTGCGCTCTTACGTCATGCCCAACTGCCCCGTGGACGAGAAGCTCCCGCTGGAGCGATTTCTGGTGCCCATCGAGAGCATCGAGCGGGCGTCGGGGCTGCTTTTCGTCCCCAACATCCTGAAGAGGACGAGCAACCTGAAAGCTATCACAGCCGGAAGCAAGACCTAA